Proteins from one Pseudomonas bijieensis genomic window:
- the hpaH gene encoding 2-oxo-hept-4-ene-1,7-dioate hydratase: MLDQNFIQQAAARLDQAERCREQVRQFSLDHPDITIEDAYAIQRAWVAQKIKDGRKLVGHKIGLTSRAMQVSSNITEPDYGALLDDMFFDEGTDIPFERFIVPRVEVELAFILGKPLKGPNVTVFDVLDATEWVIPALEIIDARIQQIDPQTKATRKVFDTISDNAANAGVVMGGRAVRPTEIDLRKVPAVLYRNGVIEESGVSAAVLNHPAKGVAWLANKLAAYDVTLQPGQIILGGSFTRPVAANPGDTFHVDYDMLGSIACRFV; this comes from the coding sequence ATGCTCGACCAGAACTTCATCCAGCAAGCCGCCGCCCGCCTCGACCAAGCCGAGCGCTGCCGCGAGCAGGTGCGGCAGTTTTCCCTCGACCACCCGGACATCACCATCGAGGATGCCTACGCCATCCAGCGTGCGTGGGTGGCACAAAAGATCAAGGACGGGCGCAAGCTGGTCGGCCACAAGATCGGCCTGACCTCCCGGGCCATGCAGGTATCGTCGAACATCACCGAGCCGGACTACGGCGCGCTGCTCGACGACATGTTTTTCGACGAAGGCACCGACATCCCGTTCGAGCGCTTCATCGTGCCACGGGTGGAAGTGGAGCTGGCGTTCATTCTCGGCAAGCCGTTGAAAGGCCCGAACGTGACGGTGTTCGACGTGCTCGACGCCACCGAATGGGTGATCCCGGCGCTGGAAATCATCGATGCGCGTATCCAGCAGATCGATCCGCAGACCAAGGCAACCCGCAAGGTCTTCGACACCATCTCCGACAACGCCGCCAATGCCGGCGTGGTCATGGGCGGTCGCGCCGTACGCCCGACCGAGATTGACCTGCGCAAAGTGCCGGCGGTGCTCTACCGCAACGGCGTGATCGAAGAATCCGGCGTCTCGGCGGCGGTGCTCAATCACCCGGCCAAAGGCGTGGCCTGGCTGGCGAACAAGCTGGCGGCTTATGACGTTACGCTGCAACCAGGACAGATCATCCTCGGTGGTTCCTTCACCCGCCCCGTGGCCGCCAACCCCGGCGATACCTTCCATGTCGACTACGACATGCTCGGTTCCATCGCCTGCCGTTTCGTCTGA
- the hpaI gene encoding 4-hydroxy-2-oxoheptanedioate aldolase: protein MDMPVNTFKQRLRSGEAQIGLWLGLADTYCAELAANAGFDWLLIDGEHAPNDLRTLLGQLQAVAPYPSQPVIRPVIGDTALIKQVLDIGVQTLLVPMVESAGQARELVRAIHYPPHGVRGVGSALARASRWNSIPGYLDKADEQMCLLVQIESREGLANLDAIAAVEGVDGVFIGPADLSASMGFRGNPGHPDVQAAIEDAIARIRKAGKAAGILSADEKLARRYIELGAAFVAVGVDTTVLMRGLQTLAAMFKDTPKPAAGGVY, encoded by the coding sequence ATGGACATGCCCGTCAATACCTTCAAGCAACGCCTGCGCAGCGGCGAGGCGCAGATCGGTCTGTGGCTGGGGTTGGCCGATACCTACTGTGCGGAACTGGCGGCCAATGCCGGCTTCGACTGGCTGCTGATCGACGGTGAACACGCGCCCAACGACTTGCGCACCCTGCTCGGCCAACTCCAGGCCGTGGCCCCCTACCCCAGCCAGCCGGTGATACGTCCAGTGATCGGTGACACGGCACTGATCAAGCAAGTGCTCGACATCGGCGTGCAGACCTTGCTGGTGCCGATGGTGGAAAGTGCCGGGCAGGCGCGCGAACTGGTGCGCGCCATCCACTACCCGCCCCACGGTGTACGTGGTGTAGGCAGCGCACTGGCCCGGGCGTCACGCTGGAACAGCATCCCCGGCTATCTCGATAAAGCCGATGAACAGATGTGCCTGCTGGTGCAGATCGAAAGCCGCGAAGGCCTGGCCAACCTGGATGCCATTGCGGCGGTGGAAGGCGTGGATGGGGTCTTTATCGGCCCGGCGGACTTGAGCGCGTCCATGGGCTTTCGTGGCAATCCAGGGCACCCGGATGTGCAAGCGGCCATCGAAGACGCCATCGCCCGCATCCGCAAGGCTGGTAAAGCGGCCGGGATTCTCAGCGCCGATGAGAAACTGGCCCGCCGCTACATCGAACTCGGCGCGGCATTTGTCGCGGTGGGCGTGGATACGACGGTGTTGATGCGGGGTTTGCAGACGCTGGCCGCGATGTTCAAAGACACACCAAAACCTGCGGCCGGCGGCGTGTACTGA
- a CDS encoding p-hydroxyphenylacetate 3-hydroxylase reductase component, with amino-acid sequence MSSLCNTAFDTRAFRRALGNFATGVTVVTAATEDGRKVGVTANSFNSVSLDPPLILWSIDKRSSSHEVFEAASHFAVNVLAADQIDLSNNFARPKEDRFAEIQFDIGEGGAPVFVDCSARFHCEKFQQVDGGDHWIMIGKVVAFDDFGRSPLLYHQGAYSMVLPHTRMTRREEGQSPSSHFQGRLSHNLYYLMTQALRAYQASYQPRQLSTGLRTSEARMMMVLENDAGLNLCDLQREVAMPVREIEEAVANLKRKGLVSDEGERVRLTVKGIDETEGLWAIAKEQQDKVFGQFSEEQVEHFKEVLKGVIKGA; translated from the coding sequence ATGTCCAGTCTTTGTAATACCGCTTTCGACACCCGTGCGTTCCGCCGGGCCCTGGGTAACTTTGCCACCGGCGTGACCGTGGTCACGGCTGCCACTGAAGATGGCCGCAAGGTCGGTGTGACGGCCAACAGTTTCAACTCGGTGTCCCTGGACCCGCCACTGATCCTGTGGAGCATCGACAAGCGCTCCAGCAGTCACGAGGTGTTCGAAGCCGCCAGCCATTTTGCGGTGAACGTGCTGGCCGCCGACCAGATAGACCTGTCGAACAACTTCGCCCGGCCCAAGGAGGACCGTTTCGCTGAAATCCAATTCGACATCGGCGAAGGCGGTGCTCCGGTATTTGTGGACTGCTCGGCGCGTTTTCACTGTGAAAAATTCCAGCAGGTCGATGGCGGCGATCATTGGATCATGATCGGCAAGGTCGTGGCTTTTGATGACTTCGGCCGCTCACCGCTGCTCTACCACCAGGGCGCTTACTCGATGGTCTTGCCCCACACTCGCATGACCAGGCGGGAAGAGGGCCAGTCCCCCAGCAGCCACTTCCAGGGGCGCTTGAGCCACAACCTGTATTACCTGATGACCCAGGCACTGCGGGCCTACCAGGCCAGCTACCAGCCACGTCAGTTGTCCACGGGGTTACGCACCAGCGAAGCGCGGATGATGATGGTGCTGGAGAACGACGCCGGGCTGAACCTGTGCGACCTGCAGCGGGAAGTGGCGATGCCGGTGCGCGAGATCGAAGAAGCCGTGGCCAACCTCAAGCGCAAGGGGCTGGTGAGCGATGAGGGCGAGCGGGTACGCCTGACTGTCAAAGGCATCGATGAGACCGAAGGGCTCTGGGCCATCGCCAAGGAGCAGCAGGACAAGGTGTTCGGCCAGTTCAGCGAGGAACAGGTCGAGCATTTCAAAGAGGTGCTCAAGGGCGTGATCAAGGGCGCTTGA
- a CDS encoding p-hydroxyphenylacetate 3-hydroxylase oxygenase component: protein MKKPNPLLEDLKPLLPVIAANAFQAEKDRSVPAENIALLKSIGMHRAFQPKPYGGLEISLPQFADCIALLAGACASTAWAMSLLCTHSHQLAMFPAKAQQDIWGDDPDATASSSIAPFGRTEEVEGGVMFSGEMGWSSGCDHAEWAIVGFRRKNAEGTQDYCFAVLPRSDYEIRDDWFAVGMRGSGSKTLIIDNAFVPEHRIQKAKDMMEGKSGGFGLYPDSKIFYSPYRPYFASGFSTVSLGVAERMLEVFREKTRNRVRAYTGAAVGAATPALMRLAESTHQVAAARAFLEKTWQEHAEYGERHEYPSRETLAFWRTNQGYATKMCIQAVDRLMEAAGGGAWFENNELQRLFRDAHLTGAHAYTDYDVCAQILGRELMGLEPDPSMV from the coding sequence ATGAAAAAGCCAAATCCGCTGCTCGAAGACCTCAAGCCCCTCCTGCCGGTCATTGCCGCCAATGCCTTCCAGGCGGAGAAAGACCGTAGCGTGCCTGCCGAGAATATCGCCTTGCTCAAAAGCATTGGCATGCACCGGGCTTTCCAGCCAAAACCATACGGTGGCCTGGAGATTTCCCTGCCGCAGTTCGCCGACTGCATCGCGCTGCTGGCCGGTGCCTGTGCCAGCACGGCCTGGGCCATGAGCCTGTTGTGCACCCACAGCCATCAGTTGGCAATGTTCCCGGCCAAGGCCCAGCAGGACATCTGGGGCGATGACCCCGATGCCACCGCTAGCAGCAGCATCGCACCGTTTGGTCGCACCGAGGAAGTCGAGGGCGGTGTGATGTTCAGCGGTGAAATGGGCTGGAGCAGCGGCTGCGATCATGCCGAATGGGCGATCGTGGGGTTTCGCCGTAAAAACGCCGAAGGCACCCAGGATTATTGCTTTGCGGTGCTGCCGCGCAGTGACTATGAAATTCGCGATGACTGGTTCGCGGTGGGCATGCGTGGCAGTGGCAGCAAGACCTTGATCATTGACAACGCTTTCGTGCCGGAACACCGGATCCAGAAAGCCAAGGACATGATGGAAGGCAAGTCCGGCGGGTTCGGTCTGTACCCTGACAGCAAGATTTTCTACTCACCGTACCGGCCGTACTTCGCCAGCGGTTTCTCCACGGTCAGCCTGGGCGTGGCCGAACGCATGCTGGAGGTCTTTCGCGAGAAAACCAGGAACCGCGTACGGGCCTATACCGGTGCGGCCGTCGGTGCCGCCACCCCGGCGTTGATGCGCCTGGCCGAGTCTACCCATCAGGTGGCGGCAGCCCGTGCCTTCCTGGAAAAAACCTGGCAGGAGCACGCCGAGTACGGCGAGCGCCACGAATACCCAAGCCGGGAAACCCTGGCGTTCTGGCGGACCAACCAGGGCTACGCCACCAAGATGTGCATCCAGGCCGTCGACCGTTTGATGGAGGCGGCCGGTGGCGGCGCCTGGTTCGAAAACAATGAATTGCAGCGATTGTTCCGCGACGCCCACCTGACCGGCGCCCATGCCTACACCGACTACGACGTCTGCGCGCAGATCCTCGGTCGTGAGTTGATGGGCCTTGAGCCTGACCCTTCCATGGTTTGA
- a CDS encoding NAD(P)/FAD-dependent oxidoreductase, translating into MINIETPTYYTATKKYNLSFPTLEQDVEADVVVIGGGFSGINTALELAEKGITNIVVLEARYLGFGGTGRNGGQIMAGIGHDLEKIKKDVGEDGLRQVFEISDLGADIIKDRIAKYDIDADFCHGYGYMGFNARQEKTLRAWEKDFKSINSKHEIRFLGGSDVQQIIGSKAYGSALLHMGGGHVHSLNLLLGEAKALVSHGVRIFENSPALEVSYGERITVRTGRGSVKASKLLWACDSFLNKLEPELHRSTINTYAFQMMTEPLSDELIQRISPIRGAYSDIRPVIDYYRVTNENRLLFGAATPLVEHIPQDLKAWNRRLMLKIFPYLKDVKIDLAWGGPMACSPNLFPQIGTLPGRSNAFFVQGYSGFGVTPSHIICKVLAEGMSEGSARYDLVSSIHRPTIIGKDAIRPLLLTAGKSWHQLSGYWNGRR; encoded by the coding sequence ATGATCAATATCGAAACGCCCACCTATTACACGGCCACCAAGAAATACAACCTCAGCTTCCCCACCCTGGAACAGGACGTAGAAGCCGATGTCGTGGTGATTGGCGGCGGTTTCTCCGGCATCAATACCGCGCTGGAGCTCGCCGAAAAAGGCATCACCAACATCGTGGTGCTGGAGGCGCGTTACCTTGGGTTCGGCGGCACCGGGCGCAATGGCGGACAGATCATGGCCGGCATCGGTCACGACCTGGAAAAGATCAAGAAGGACGTAGGTGAAGACGGCCTGCGCCAGGTCTTCGAGATCAGCGACCTGGGCGCCGACATCATCAAGGACCGTATCGCCAAATACGATATCGACGCCGATTTCTGCCACGGCTACGGCTACATGGGTTTCAACGCCCGCCAGGAAAAGACCCTGCGGGCTTGGGAAAAAGACTTCAAGTCGATCAACAGCAAGCACGAGATCCGCTTTCTCGGCGGCTCCGACGTGCAGCAGATCATCGGCTCCAAGGCCTACGGCAGCGCATTGCTGCACATGGGCGGCGGGCATGTGCACTCGCTGAACCTGTTGCTGGGTGAAGCCAAGGCCCTGGTCAGCCACGGTGTGCGGATTTTCGAGAACAGCCCGGCCCTGGAAGTCAGCTATGGCGAACGCATCACCGTGCGCACCGGACGCGGCTCGGTGAAGGCCAGCAAGCTGCTTTGGGCCTGCGACAGTTTCCTCAACAAGCTGGAGCCGGAACTGCACCGTTCGACCATCAACACCTACGCCTTCCAGATGATGACCGAGCCGTTGTCGGACGAACTGATCCAGCGCATCAGCCCGATTCGCGGCGCCTACAGCGACATTCGTCCGGTGATCGACTATTACCGCGTCACCAACGAAAACCGCCTGCTGTTCGGCGCCGCCACGCCATTGGTGGAGCATATCCCCCAGGATCTCAAGGCCTGGAACCGGCGCCTGATGCTGAAAATTTTCCCGTACCTCAAGGACGTGAAGATCGACCTGGCCTGGGGCGGCCCGATGGCGTGCAGCCCGAACCTGTTTCCGCAGATCGGCACCCTGCCCGGTCGCAGCAACGCGTTTTTCGTCCAGGGCTACTCAGGTTTTGGCGTCACCCCAAGCCACATTATCTGCAAGGTGCTGGCCGAGGGCATGAGCGAAGGCTCGGCGCGCTACGACCTGGTCAGCTCGATCCACCGCCCGACCATCATCGGCAAAGACGCCATTCGCCCATTGCTGCTGACCGCCGGCAAGTCCTGGCATCAGCTGTCGGGTTACTGGAACGGCCGGCGCTGA
- a CDS encoding cupin domain-containing protein: MPLITLEKDIQLSDLDAWGTVADLGSQILEGEVKAFGKMTFGAPTDPVSSAYFGTTQGKFRMVYPFAEQATVVTGEVVLTDEATGQSTRYTAGDSWFVTKGTPVLWEVVSESFVKHYFAVV; the protein is encoded by the coding sequence ATGCCCCTCATCACCCTCGAAAAAGACATCCAGCTGTCCGACCTGGACGCCTGGGGCACCGTCGCCGATCTCGGTTCGCAGATTCTCGAAGGCGAAGTCAAGGCCTTCGGCAAGATGACCTTCGGCGCCCCCACCGACCCGGTCAGCAGCGCCTACTTCGGCACCACCCAAGGCAAGTTCCGGATGGTCTACCCGTTCGCCGAACAAGCCACCGTGGTCACCGGTGAAGTGGTCCTCACCGACGAGGCCACCGGCCAGAGCACCCGCTACACGGCCGGCGACAGCTGGTTCGTGACCAAGGGCACGCCGGTGCTGTGGGAAGTGGTCAGCGAAAGTTTCGTCAAGCACTACTTCGCGGTAGTCTGA
- a CDS encoding helix-turn-helix transcriptional regulator produces the protein MNVIPTQDIAGQCLHAFTQLVPVSRAAFYCVDRHLQVHDFSLHGMSGEMHRDYLDNYRQFDPLHPRRCASSELAVVPLGLAMARQPLRDNHRYRDFLQRYGVVDVVEVFAHRDGQPQAAISLLRTAEQGVFTSQQLSQLNALQALLQLAVAHLPAHEDALADLTPKERQIAWLLRQGVSNKQLARELDVGLPTIKTHLIHLFRKVGVSSRTELVSALFL, from the coding sequence ATGAACGTCATCCCGACCCAGGACATCGCCGGCCAGTGCCTGCACGCCTTCACCCAGCTGGTTCCCGTCAGCCGGGCGGCGTTCTACTGCGTGGATCGACACCTGCAAGTCCACGACTTCAGCCTCCATGGGATGAGCGGCGAGATGCACCGCGACTACCTGGACAACTACCGCCAGTTCGACCCACTGCATCCGCGACGCTGTGCGTCCAGCGAGCTGGCCGTGGTGCCGTTGGGGCTGGCGATGGCTCGCCAACCGCTGCGTGACAACCATCGTTATCGCGACTTTCTGCAACGCTACGGCGTGGTCGACGTGGTGGAAGTCTTCGCCCATCGAGACGGCCAGCCCCAAGCCGCGATTTCGTTGCTGCGCACCGCCGAGCAAGGTGTCTTCACCTCTCAGCAGTTGAGCCAACTGAACGCGTTGCAGGCCTTGCTGCAACTGGCCGTGGCCCATCTACCGGCCCATGAAGATGCACTGGCCGACCTGACGCCCAAGGAGCGCCAGATCGCCTGGCTACTGCGCCAAGGCGTCAGCAACAAACAATTGGCCCGGGAACTGGACGTCGGCTTGCCGACCATCAAGACTCACCTGATCCACCTGTTCCGCAAAGTCGGTGTGAGCAGTCGCACCGAGTTGGTCAGCGCACTGTTCCTCTGA
- a CDS encoding molybdenum cofactor biosynthesis F family protein — MSTSSDWITVGALADGFAPEAFILPNLADLDGKTFTLHFANGWQIEHRIEQDTLTWSAADGHSSGTATYRATSVRPGLYLVDFIKREGELTSSVSLVLDTASAAFTAVIGRMPSHQETDEGLYSRALTGKPLTSVQTQFLHGSLDRPWQPGLCPHAPTNELVGLRNLYRYSPSEVYEHIYLNDQFYSWQCLKGVEQGLCDTDRCDTYRIADQLYLFVWREKIIPTLGLVLIDLQQHRSDGKIFGYAGESFDEFSNFPVSSYCQVLNQTEYPDA, encoded by the coding sequence ATGAGCACATCTTCAGACTGGATCACCGTCGGCGCCCTGGCCGATGGCTTTGCCCCCGAAGCCTTCATCCTGCCAAACCTGGCTGACCTGGACGGCAAGACCTTCACCCTGCATTTCGCCAACGGCTGGCAGATCGAGCACCGCATCGAACAGGACACCCTGACCTGGAGCGCCGCCGATGGGCATTCCAGCGGCACCGCGACCTACCGGGCCACATCCGTACGCCCGGGCCTGTACCTGGTGGACTTCATCAAGCGCGAAGGCGAGCTGACGTCGTCGGTAAGCCTGGTGCTCGATACCGCCAGCGCCGCCTTCACCGCCGTGATCGGCCGCATGCCGAGCCACCAAGAAACCGATGAAGGTCTCTACAGCCGCGCGTTGACCGGCAAGCCCCTGACCTCGGTTCAAACGCAATTCCTGCACGGCAGTCTCGACCGTCCCTGGCAGCCTGGCCTGTGCCCGCACGCACCGACCAACGAGCTGGTGGGGCTGCGCAACCTGTATCGCTACAGCCCGAGCGAAGTCTACGAACACATTTACCTCAACGACCAGTTCTACTCCTGGCAGTGCCTCAAGGGCGTTGAGCAAGGCCTGTGCGACACCGATCGCTGCGACACCTACAGGATCGCCGATCAGTTGTACCTGTTCGTGTGGCGAGAAAAGATCATCCCGACCCTGGGCCTGGTGCTGATCGACCTGCAACAGCACCGCAGCGACGGCAAAATCTTCGGCTACGCCGGTGAATCCTTCGATGAGTTTTCCAACTTCCCGGTCAGTTCCTACTGCCAGGTGCTCAATCAGACGGAGTACCCCGATGCCTGA
- a CDS encoding SDR family NAD(P)-dependent oxidoreductase — MPESRTVVITGAGTGIGAACARLHAAEGANLVLIGRRREPLEALAEDIGGLVLVGDAACPNTWDGFVEQIRTRFGRLDVLLACAGGMGLGSATETAPSSWEAAMRSNLDSAFYSARACLPLLRESAGNIVLIASIASLAAGPHVCGYTTAKHALLGLNRSLARDYGPHGVRVNAVCPGWVRTPMADEEMQVLMQFHGETLQQAYDRVCADVPLRRPASATEIANVCRFLASPEASIITGATLVADGGSSIVDVPTLAFSRMEASDV, encoded by the coding sequence ATGCCTGAATCACGCACCGTGGTGATCACCGGTGCCGGCACCGGCATCGGTGCGGCCTGCGCCCGCCTGCATGCCGCCGAAGGCGCCAACCTGGTACTGATCGGCCGCCGTCGCGAGCCCCTGGAAGCGCTCGCCGAGGACATCGGCGGCCTGGTGCTGGTGGGCGACGCAGCCTGCCCCAACACCTGGGACGGCTTCGTCGAGCAGATTCGCACGCGTTTTGGCCGACTCGATGTGCTACTGGCCTGTGCCGGTGGCATGGGATTGGGCAGCGCCACCGAAACCGCCCCGTCGTCCTGGGAGGCAGCCATGCGCAGCAATCTCGACAGCGCCTTCTACAGCGCCCGGGCTTGCCTGCCACTGCTGCGGGAAAGCGCCGGCAACATTGTGCTGATCGCCTCCATTGCTTCATTGGCGGCGGGCCCGCACGTGTGCGGCTACACCACCGCCAAGCATGCTCTGCTGGGTCTCAACCGCTCCCTGGCCAGGGACTATGGGCCTCACGGCGTGCGGGTCAATGCGGTTTGCCCTGGCTGGGTGCGCACGCCCATGGCCGATGAAGAGATGCAGGTATTGATGCAATTCCATGGCGAAACCTTGCAGCAGGCCTATGACCGGGTCTGCGCCGACGTGCCGTTGCGCAGGCCAGCCAGCGCGACGGAAATCGCCAACGTCTGCCGTTTCCTGGCCTCGCCTGAAGCGTCCATCATCACCGGGGCGACGCTGGTGGCCGATGGCGGCTCCAGCATCGTCGACGTGCCGACGCTGGCCTTCAGCCGGATGGAGGCCAGCGATGTCTGA
- a CDS encoding SDR family oxidoreductase, whose translation MSDDLDFSGQTVLVTGGAQGIGRAIVEAFALRGAQVVIADLGLARAEAVADELTAVGCQVQAVGVDLADATAIFGMMTALEQRLGRLDILVHNAGYFPLTPFAEITPSILERTLAVNLSALFWLTQAALPMFRRQGRGCVLVTSSVTGPRVAYPGLSHYAASKAGVNGFIRNAALELAAENVRVNGVEPGMIATPAMANLGDDEVNQDIARRVPLGRLGQPNDIAGAMLFLASSLAGYVTGQTLVVDGGSTLPEVLT comes from the coding sequence ATGTCTGACGATCTGGATTTCAGCGGCCAGACCGTACTGGTCACGGGCGGTGCACAAGGTATTGGCCGGGCCATCGTTGAAGCGTTTGCCCTGCGCGGGGCCCAGGTGGTCATCGCCGACCTGGGCCTGGCCCGGGCCGAGGCAGTGGCCGACGAATTGACCGCCGTGGGCTGTCAGGTGCAAGCCGTGGGCGTCGACCTGGCCGACGCGACGGCGATATTCGGGATGATGACCGCGCTGGAGCAACGCTTGGGCCGGCTGGATATCCTGGTGCACAACGCCGGGTATTTTCCACTGACGCCATTCGCCGAGATCACCCCGTCGATACTTGAACGAACGCTGGCGGTGAACCTGTCGGCGCTGTTCTGGCTGACCCAGGCCGCACTGCCGATGTTCCGGCGCCAGGGCCGAGGCTGCGTGCTGGTGACCTCCTCGGTCACCGGGCCGCGGGTAGCGTATCCGGGGCTCAGCCACTACGCGGCCTCCAAGGCCGGGGTCAATGGTTTCATTCGCAACGCCGCGCTGGAACTGGCGGCCGAGAATGTCCGCGTCAACGGGGTCGAACCGGGCATGATCGCCACACCGGCCATGGCCAACCTGGGCGACGATGAGGTCAATCAGGACATCGCCCGCCGGGTGCCGCTGGGTCGACTGGGCCAACCGAACGACATCGCAGGCGCCATGCTGTTCCTGGCATCGAGCCTGGCCGGCTATGTGACCGGGCAGACCTTGGTGGTCGATGGCGGTTCGACCTTGCCGGAGGTTTTAACCTGA
- the feaR gene encoding transcriptional regulator FeaR, translated as MSMQQVGQDGLDAWNRDLRATCGHFDTELAFNRALFIGEVSNVHRGGLALANLRTNAGSIKRHSSNADHDDDQDCLLVSQRSGYCRITQNGRSIQLAPGELLLMDSVGALEISPFGLIEHAVLSLSRQKVSRQLGGETKTFGKVSSSKACGRMLHVLMDQLCKDTPDGDGAAGEGEALQSAFVSLLGSALEQGSDARDEGVALQGSHLRSYVQKVIDESLSQPGLTPVGLANRLNISVRHLYRLFEEQDDSVCRYIQRARLKRSADDLTNPFLRDESITSIAYKWGFTDSAHFSRSFKKQFELSPKEFRSSRLQVGQGVA; from the coding sequence ATGAGCATGCAACAGGTTGGACAAGACGGTCTGGACGCCTGGAACCGGGATCTGCGGGCGACTTGCGGCCACTTCGATACCGAGCTGGCCTTCAATCGTGCGTTGTTCATTGGTGAAGTATCGAATGTCCATCGCGGTGGCCTTGCCCTCGCGAACCTGCGGACCAATGCCGGTAGCATCAAGCGTCACTCATCCAACGCCGATCACGATGATGACCAGGATTGCCTCCTGGTCAGCCAGCGCAGCGGCTACTGCCGCATTACTCAGAATGGCCGGAGTATTCAATTGGCGCCCGGTGAATTGTTGTTGATGGATTCCGTAGGGGCGCTTGAGATCAGCCCGTTCGGCCTGATCGAGCACGCGGTGCTGTCCTTGTCTCGCCAGAAAGTGTCGCGGCAACTGGGCGGGGAAACCAAGACCTTCGGCAAGGTGTCGTCCAGCAAGGCGTGCGGGCGGATGCTGCATGTGTTGATGGACCAGTTGTGCAAGGACACACCGGACGGTGATGGCGCGGCGGGCGAGGGTGAAGCCTTGCAGAGTGCCTTCGTTTCGCTGTTGGGCTCGGCCCTGGAACAGGGCAGCGATGCCCGTGACGAGGGCGTTGCGTTACAGGGCAGCCACTTGCGCAGCTATGTGCAGAAGGTCATCGACGAATCACTCAGCCAGCCCGGCCTCACCCCGGTGGGCCTGGCCAATCGGCTGAATATTTCGGTGCGGCATCTGTATCGTTTGTTCGAAGAGCAGGATGACAGCGTTTGCCGCTACATCCAGCGGGCCCGGCTCAAGCGCAGTGCCGATGACCTGACCAACCCGTTCCTGCGGGACGAGTCCATTACCTCGATCGCCTACAAGTGGGGCTTCACCGATTCGGCGCATTTCAGCCGTTCATTCAAGAAGCAGTTCGAGCTGTCGCCCAAGGAGTTTCGCTCCAGCCGTTTGCAGGTGGGGCAGGGGGTGGCTTGA
- a CDS encoding DUF3156 family protein: MSQGNLRTSLSSLLQKLSELFSPQRPPAGYRPGVTLEHLRRNIALARFEVTGPAMATAVSDDGNLQLEVVERTESQLLMHLVMTEFVLRVPASREGTARLELHHGGAVRRSGIRCRQRDGHSDLATRVQTAVEKDPVLYQALMPLDFKRLRIDLQGHQWCVRLEHMGGSEVVNRMPAFRRYIPLSREQRSVLLATLSGLQRVLATL; encoded by the coding sequence ATGAGCCAGGGCAACCTGCGGACGAGTTTATCGAGCCTGCTGCAAAAACTGTCTGAGTTGTTCAGCCCCCAGCGCCCCCCGGCCGGTTATCGGCCCGGGGTAACCCTGGAGCACCTGCGACGCAACATCGCACTGGCGCGATTCGAAGTCACCGGCCCGGCGATGGCGACGGCTGTCAGCGACGATGGCAACCTGCAACTGGAGGTTGTCGAACGCACCGAATCGCAGTTGCTGATGCACCTGGTGATGACCGAGTTCGTGCTGCGCGTGCCTGCTTCCCGAGAGGGCACGGCACGCCTGGAATTGCACCACGGCGGGGCTGTCCGGCGCAGTGGTATTCGTTGTCGGCAGCGGGACGGGCACAGTGACCTGGCGACCAGAGTGCAGACGGCTGTGGAGAAGGACCCTGTGCTGTATCAAGCCCTTATGCCGCTGGATTTCAAACGGCTGCGCATTGACCTGCAGGGACACCAGTGGTGCGTGCGCCTGGAACACATGGGCGGTAGCGAAGTGGTCAATCGCATGCCGGCCTTTCGTCGCTATATCCCGTTGAGCCGCGAGCAGCGCAGCGTCTTGCTGGCGACCTTGAGCGGCCTGCAACGAGTGCTGGCAACGCTCTGA